In the Malania oleifera isolate guangnan ecotype guangnan chromosome 1, ASM2987363v1, whole genome shotgun sequence genome, one interval contains:
- the LOC131159745 gene encoding protein WUSCHEL-like — translation MVCKQQRSSSGTTRWAPTPDQIRILKELYYNNGVRSPTIDQIQWIVARLRQYGKIEGTNVLYWFQNRKARERQKKRLTTTTDQIPMQRSSSALTVGNNSTIAFHDKYLNLINPSNPAAYVFPSDTPHPTAVAVGQMGSCFGYGSVPMENSFIRLVPAKYVCNVGCNPVYLAVYLKRQGKPT, via the exons ATGGTGTGCAAGCAGCAGAGAAGCAGTAGTGGTACCACAAGATGGGCACCCACGCCTGACCAGATTAGGATCCTCAAGGAACTCTACTACAACAATGGAGTTAGGTCCCCAACCATTGATCAGATCCAGTGGATCGTAGCCAGGCTGAGGCAGTACGGTAAGATCGAAGGCACAAATGTGTTATATTGGTTTCAGAATCGCAAGGCTCGtgagaggcagaagaagagactCACCACTACTACTGATCAAATCCCCATGCAAAGATCATCATCTGCTCTTACTGTTGGAAACAACAGTACTATTGCCTTTCACGACAAGTACCTTAACTTGATCAATCCTTCCAACCCTGCTGCAT ATGTCTTCCCTTCTGATACTCCTCATCCTACTGCGGTTGCTGTTGGGCAGATGGGAAGCTGCTTCGGATATGGATCTGTGCCAATGGAGAACAGTTTTATTAGG TTGGTGCCAGCAAAGTATGTATGTAATGTTGGCTGCAACCCTGTTTATCTTGCCGTGTATTTGAAAAGGCAAGGAAAGCCAACATGA